A stretch of the Candidatus Latescibacterota bacterium genome encodes the following:
- the mazG gene encoding nucleoside triphosphate pyrophosphohydrolase — MNALRDTLRALRGKNGCPWDRERTPGQLISYLIDEVYELLNAEVSGNADNIEEELGDVFFLIIFIHNLLDENSRIPLSRTIARVHQKIINRHPHVFGDRNASDHSESVAEWERIKKLEKPQHEDGLLLSTVDSNTPPLRQAMAISKKVVSVGFEWPDHEGVLEKLDEEIGELREAVTSGDRENIREEVGDILFTAVNLARILDIDPDDSLAHACRKFRDRFNLMETTIKKIGRKPSDLTLDELETFWQDSK, encoded by the coding sequence ATGAATGCGCTGAGAGACACCCTCCGGGCACTTCGCGGAAAAAACGGTTGTCCCTGGGACAGGGAAAGAACGCCCGGGCAGTTGATATCCTATCTGATCGATGAAGTCTATGAACTTCTCAACGCCGAGGTCTCTGGCAACGCGGACAATATCGAGGAAGAGCTCGGCGATGTCTTCTTTCTGATAATATTCATCCACAATCTTCTCGATGAAAACTCAAGGATACCTCTCTCCAGGACCATCGCTCGTGTCCACCAGAAGATAATCAACAGACACCCCCATGTCTTCGGAGACAGAAATGCTTCAGACCATTCCGAGAGTGTCGCTGAATGGGAAAGGATCAAAAAACTCGAAAAGCCTCAACACGAAGATGGCCTCCTGCTCTCGACTGTCGATTCGAATACTCCTCCCCTCAGACAGGCCATGGCGATTTCTAAAAAGGTGGTTTCAGTAGGCTTCGAATGGCCCGACCATGAAGGGGTGCTCGAGAAACTTGACGAAGAGATCGGAGAACTTCGCGAAGCTGTGACCTCCGGAGACAGGGAAAATATCAGGGAAGAGGTCGGCGACATCCTGTTTACGGCAGTAAACCTGGCCCGCATACTCGATATCGATCCGGATGACTCCCTGGCTCATGCCTGCAGAAAATTCAGAGACAGGTTTAATCTGATGGAGACAACAATCAAAAAGATCGGCAGAAAACCGTCAGACCTGACTCTTGATGAACTTGAAACTTTCTGGCAGGATTCAAAATAA
- a CDS encoding OmpA family protein, which produces MRAFYRFSLVLIVVTIFTGAAFAQASWEGTAGILRVHEAGTVGKGKLVFSLGTGYYKQYGVTVFDVEGSLWEGAGSDAEVDYDFFISRAALTLGLSNNVELSAAIDVRNWIMRTGDEFAGEEFGTIFRGGLGDTKIQAKLIPPIPSDIFKLGVLGMVNFPTGNKDRRFTTESIDFGVTGLLTLNLTEQESFVPTKLHLNVGYRFNRNEEDGYGILNTDNPNLSGFYQPAYPGVPEGFSDNFNDLFTFGAGVEFILKNTRLFVEFNWDEFMNAEYEEDDDTVEFKNKNMYTVTPGISFVSEKGVGVMGAIDLNLNSEDDMSIMNPPDWMAYFALSFSGFVLPQDSDKDGIEDKMDKCVDEPEDFDGFEDDDGCPDLDNDGDGIADDVDTCPDLAEDFDGFNDEDGCPDLDNDGDGISDVDDRCPNEPEDFDGFEDSDGCPDVLQDSDNDGVPDDLDKCPLKAEDLDGFQDEDGCPDLDNDLDGIMDAEDNCPNQPETFNGYMDEDGCPDERPIEERFILRGVNFESGSASLTPDSYAILDQVTKSLMAYPEVKVEIRGYTDSVGSWETNLSLSQKRADAVKNYVVNSGVMPDRILAKGYGEADPVSSNKTATGRAENRRIEFHRMN; this is translated from the coding sequence ATGAGGGCTTTTTATCGGTTTTCACTGGTCTTGATAGTTGTAACGATATTTACCGGTGCTGCGTTTGCACAGGCTTCATGGGAGGGGACAGCAGGAATCCTCAGAGTCCATGAAGCGGGGACTGTGGGAAAAGGTAAACTGGTATTTTCTCTCGGAACTGGTTATTACAAGCAGTACGGCGTCACAGTGTTTGACGTAGAGGGTAGTTTGTGGGAAGGTGCCGGATCTGACGCTGAAGTCGATTACGATTTCTTCATCTCGAGAGCGGCCCTGACACTTGGACTGAGCAACAATGTCGAGCTGTCAGCCGCGATAGATGTAAGAAACTGGATTATGCGCACCGGTGATGAATTTGCGGGCGAAGAATTCGGGACGATCTTCAGGGGAGGGCTTGGAGATACAAAAATCCAGGCCAAACTTATTCCTCCGATCCCGTCCGATATATTCAAGCTCGGAGTGCTTGGTATGGTCAATTTTCCAACAGGGAACAAGGACAGGCGTTTTACGACGGAATCGATCGATTTCGGTGTAACCGGTTTGTTGACTCTGAACCTGACAGAGCAGGAAAGTTTTGTGCCGACCAAGTTGCATTTGAATGTGGGTTATCGCTTCAATCGGAATGAGGAAGACGGCTACGGTATTCTGAATACGGATAATCCTAATTTAAGTGGATTTTACCAGCCTGCCTACCCCGGAGTCCCAGAAGGGTTCAGTGATAATTTCAATGACCTTTTCACTTTTGGGGCTGGAGTGGAATTTATCCTGAAGAATACGCGGTTGTTTGTCGAATTCAACTGGGATGAATTCATGAATGCCGAATATGAAGAAGATGATGACACAGTCGAATTTAAGAACAAAAACATGTATACGGTCACTCCTGGAATATCCTTCGTATCAGAAAAAGGTGTCGGAGTGATGGGGGCTATCGACCTGAATCTCAATTCTGAAGATGATATGTCGATAATGAATCCGCCTGATTGGATGGCTTATTTTGCCCTGTCATTCAGCGGGTTTGTGTTGCCTCAGGACAGCGACAAAGATGGAATAGAAGACAAAATGGACAAATGTGTCGATGAGCCTGAAGATTTCGATGGTTTTGAGGATGACGATGGATGTCCGGACCTGGATAACGACGGCGATGGTATAGCGGACGATGTCGATACCTGTCCGGATCTCGCGGAAGATTTTGATGGGTTCAACGATGAAGACGGATGTCCGGATCTCGATAATGACGGCGATGGTATTTCAGATGTAGATGACAGGTGCCCGAACGAACCCGAGGATTTTGACGGGTTTGAGGACAGCGATGGATGTCCGGACGTTCTACAGGATAGTGACAATGACGGTGTTCCCGATGATCTGGACAAATGTCCGCTGAAAGCTGAGGATCTGGACGGATTCCAGGACGAGGACGGATGTCCGGATCTGGATAATGACCTCGACGGTATCATGGACGCAGAGGACAATTGTCCTAACCAGCCGGAGACTTTCAATGGATACATGGATGAAGATGGCTGTCCTGATGAGAGGCCCATCGAGGAAAGGTTTATCCTCAGGGGTGTGAATTTCGAGAGTGGTTCGGCTTCCCTAACTCCCGATTCATACGCAATCCTTGATCAGGTGACCAAGTCGTTGATGGCCTATCCCGAAGTCAAGGTCGAGATCCGTGGATATACTGACAGTGTCGGGAGCTGGGAGACCAACCTGTCTCTTTCCCAGAAAAGGGCGGACGCTGTAAAGAACTATGTAGTCAATTCAGGAGTCATGCCTGACAGGATCCTTGCCAAAGGATATGGAGAGGCTGATCCGGTCTCCTCTAACAAGACCGCGACCGGAAGGGCAGAAAACAGGCGTATTGAATTCCACAGGATGAATTGA
- a CDS encoding DUF1844 domain-containing protein → MESNDNMGNNGERFLFHHLLAMFQTLALQQLGKITNPVTGKVERDLQQARITIDMIAMLQKKTAGNLEEDEKKLLDSILLDLQMNYVDENSRSNEDADSDENAEEQDNKEDTNSSNEEVEE, encoded by the coding sequence TTGGAATCAAACGATAATATGGGGAATAATGGGGAACGATTTCTTTTTCACCACCTTCTGGCGATGTTTCAGACCCTCGCTCTTCAGCAGCTTGGAAAGATAACTAATCCGGTTACCGGAAAAGTGGAGAGAGATTTGCAACAGGCCAGGATTACTATCGATATGATCGCGATGCTTCAAAAGAAGACCGCGGGAAATCTCGAGGAGGACGAAAAGAAATTACTGGATAGCATCCTTCTTGATCTACAGATGAATTATGTGGACGAGAATTCGCGTTCTAACGAAGATGCTGATAGCGACGAGAATGCGGAAGAACAAGACAATAAAGAAGATACGAATTCTAGTAACGAAGAGGTTGAGGAATAG
- a CDS encoding cupin domain-containing protein, whose amino-acid sequence MITKEEIGRRIKKVREHQHFTLKNVEAKARISATHISEIERGKTSPTIGALIRIAEALGKDPAYFIEKEELKDVSFIALEDRQQTELGRAEGFIEMLTNSIPSGKINSRLIELAPSTDQEIKLHEHSCDEAALVLEGSIIFHVDGNMHELGEGDSIYYIATQKHGYSNKSSDVNAKMIWFASERGVD is encoded by the coding sequence ATGATTACCAAGGAAGAGATTGGAAGAAGAATAAAGAAAGTCAGGGAACACCAGCATTTCACGCTTAAGAATGTGGAAGCGAAGGCACGGATATCGGCCACTCATATATCCGAGATCGAAAGAGGCAAGACTTCTCCGACTATCGGTGCACTGATCCGGATCGCTGAAGCTCTTGGAAAAGATCCCGCATACTTCATCGAAAAAGAGGAATTGAAGGACGTTTCGTTCATAGCTCTTGAGGATCGTCAGCAGACAGAGTTGGGAAGGGCTGAGGGATTTATCGAGATGCTGACAAATTCCATTCCATCAGGCAAAATCAATTCCCGGCTGATCGAGCTGGCTCCTTCAACCGATCAGGAGATCAAGCTTCATGAGCATAGTTGCGATGAAGCCGCGCTGGTGCTGGAAGGTAGTATCATATTCCATGTGGACGGAAACATGCATGAACTAGGTGAAGGTGACAGCATATATTACATCGCTACTCAGAAGCATGGTTATTCCAACAAATCTTCTGATGTAAATGCTAAAATGATCTGGTTCGCCTCGGAAAGGGGCGTCGATTGA
- a CDS encoding XRE family transcriptional regulator encodes MDIKNEIGSRIKKYRLAKGLTLKDIELKAKVSATHVSEIERGMTSPTVGALAKIAEAMGTDVAYFVEKKNVSKISVVTKNERKKMQFVDWGATYHSLTKDLPSPVISFLEVELDPGIARPEETSTHDGEEFALVTKGVMEIIIGEEKYILKEGDSIHYKSNKPHAMRNIGDAKCRAIWVTMPPYSL; translated from the coding sequence ATGGATATTAAGAATGAGATAGGTTCACGTATCAAGAAATACCGTCTGGCTAAGGGATTGACTCTCAAGGACATCGAATTAAAGGCAAAAGTATCCGCGACTCACGTCTCCGAGATTGAGAGAGGCATGACCTCTCCGACTGTCGGTGCGTTGGCGAAGATCGCCGAGGCGATGGGAACCGACGTAGCATATTTTGTGGAAAAGAAAAATGTTTCGAAGATCTCTGTCGTCACTAAAAACGAAAGAAAGAAGATGCAGTTCGTGGATTGGGGCGCCACCTACCATTCGTTAACGAAGGATCTGCCGAGCCCGGTCATCTCTTTCCTCGAAGTAGAACTCGATCCGGGGATTGCCCGTCCCGAAGAGACGAGTACACATGACGGGGAGGAGTTCGCGCTGGTAACGAAAGGTGTGATGGAGATCATAATCGGCGAAGAGAAATACATCCTCAAAGAGGGTGACAGCATTCATTATAAATCGAATAAACCTCATGCCATGAGGAATATCGGTGATGCCAAGTGCAGGGCTATATGGGTCACGATGCCACCCTACAGTCTTTAG